The following coding sequences are from one Humulus lupulus chromosome X, drHumLupu1.1, whole genome shotgun sequence window:
- the LOC133805622 gene encoding uncharacterized mitochondrial protein AtMg00810-like, whose translation MEPNLKLSEDEGEVLEDPLVYRRIIGNLQYLTITRPDLSYSVNKLCQFLIAPRLPHLKVAQRLLQYVKTCLAQGLLFPASSEVKMRAYTDLYWEACQETRRSTSSFCIFLGSSLISSKSKKQHTVSRSSAEVEYRATTNTTCEIV comes from the coding sequence ATGGAACCAAACTTGAAACTTAGTGAAGATGAAGGAGAAGTACTTGAAGATCCTTTGGTTTATAGGAGAATCATAGGAAACTTACAGTACTTAACCATTACTAGACCAGATTTGTCCTATTCGGTTAACAAGCTCTGCCAATTTCTTATAGCCCCACGACTTCCGCACTTAAAGGTTGCTCAAAGGTTATTGCAGTATGTCAAGACGTGTCTTGCACAAGGACTATTATTTCCAGCAAGTTCTGAGGTAAAAATGAGAGCCTATACTGATTTATACTGGGAAGCTTGTCAAGAAACAAGGAGGTCTACCTCAAGCTTTTGTATTTTCCTTGGTAGTTCCTTGATCTCTTCGAAAAGCAAGAAACAACACACTGTTTCGAGGTCCTCTGCTGAAGTTGAATATAGGGCCACGACGAACACAACATGTGAGATAGTTTGA
- the LOC133805621 gene encoding uncharacterized protein LOC133805621 has translation MGSLYSNLFPNWCFTNNNPWLDKGRIVVAWLPSLFTVNISLCTAQLIHCVVHPRQKQDRFDVTFVYGFNEDKKKAQLWMDLEEISMQIQGPWIVMGDFNDILFSNERVGKGSTKSPTQDFRDCVEKCNLEDLKYSGIFYTWNNKQKPEDRVFSKLDRALVNPQWTDCFQYSEANFLPEGCFDHSPILVSLYQDVISGRKPFRYFRMWKDADDFGDRIAKSWQEGVDGTEMYKLTVRLKRLKQILKCINKEGFHDIHKAEMIAKEELMVLQEKVNKDPQNSRLQNEEQVARDKYAKVYKAYSLFLAQKAKEAFLQYYQQLLGSEMQNRHRVKKCIINLGPKISEVHSSRLETEYTAQEIKEAIFSIPGLKAPGPDGFGSCFYQDNWELVGSDVVSAVLSFLRSGRILKAINTTTITLIPKSSCPRSGGFVHGRYIAHNIMVCQDLVRLYGRSNCKPSCMIKIDLRKAYDTIEWGFIEEMLKAFEFPQSFSDLIMACVTTPMFSLLLNGSLQGFFASKRGLRQGDPISPLLFVLGLEYLSRIMSKVGSLPGFKYHNKCSNLKLNHLCFADDLLIFCNGDFVSIMLMLRGLKLFSSSSGLLPNAEKTAIYCHGMSDAVVDRVLAASGFSRSHLPFRYLGIPICSKRISAADCKCILEKMNSRIRSWSTQNLSYMGRVTLINSVLISIHSYWAQIMILPKKLIKDVEAICRAFLWKGISDSHIPRLIAWEYTCSSRAAGGLGFRRLHDWNLAAMGKYVWAISKKKDNLFVKWINSVYLLDQNWWDYKCPSDCSWYWKRLVAVKDCLKAKISYDSFLSQRYHIKLGVNLLVSPEFRVPWRKFVWDRFIIPKHRFIMWERLHTKNRIVRYNPNIDLVCLLCGAENEDIDHLFFKCTYSKRCLEAIKSWLHWNAQSINLHRLLHCISHAKHVSNTYKSMFFSYLAATVYHLWRVRNDVLWNQKLWQVHHIFLINPIDPPQMILEALTTSLMAIPRESLLILSGGENYNSWKQSMMLSLLAKNTHKFINGKLPQPDPSNDDYDVW, from the exons ATGGGTTCTCTATACTCTAATCTTTTTCCGAATTGGTGTTTTACAAATAATAACCCTTGGCTTGATAAAGGGAGAATAGTTGTGGCATGGCTGCCAAGTTTGTTTACTGTTAATATTAGCTTATGTACAGCTCAATTAATCCACTGTGTTGTGCACCCAAGACAGAAACAAGACAGATTTGATGTTACATTTGTGTATGGATTTAATGAAGATAAGAAGAAAGCTCAACTTTGGATGGACTTGGAAGAGATTTCAATGCAAATACAGGGGCCTTGGATAGTTATGGGGGATTTTAATGATATTCTGTTTAGCAATGAAAGAGTGGGAAAAGGATCTACTAAAAGTCCTACTCAAGATTTTCGAGATTGCGTGGAAAAGTGTAACTTGGAAGACCTAAAATATTCTGGGATTTTTTATACCTGGAATAATAAGCAAAAGCCAGAGGATCGAGTTTTCTCTAAGCTAGATCGAGCCTTAGTTAATCCTCAATGGACAGATTGTTTTCAGTATTCAGAGGCTAATTTTTTACCTGAGGGATGCTTTGATCATAGCCCCATCTTGGTCTCTCTTTACCAGGATGTGATTAGTGGCAGAAAACCATTTCGATACTTTCGAATGTGGAAGGATGCAGATGATTTTGGTGATCGAATTGCTAAGAGTTGGCAGGAAGGAGTGGATGGCACGGAGATGTATAAGCTGACAGTAAGACTTAAACGCCTAAAGCAAATTCTTAAGTGCATTAATAAGGAAGGTTTTCATGATATTCACAAAGCAGAAATGATTGCAAAGGAGGAATTGATGGTTTTGCAGGAAAAAGTCAATAAAGACCCCCAAAACTCTCGTTTACAGAATGAGGAACAAGTGGCTCGGGACAAATATGCTAAAGTATACAAGGCTTATTCTCTCTTCTTAGCTCAGAAAGCAAAA GAAGCCTTTTTACAGTATTATCAACAGCTCCTTGGATCTGAGATGCAGAACAGACACCGGGTGAAGAAATGTATAATCAACCTTGGGCCAAAAATTTCCGAGGTGCATTCCAGCAGGCTTGAAACCGAGTACACAGCTCAGGAGATCAAAGAAGctatattttctatccctggtTTGAAGGCTCCAGGCCCGGATGGTTTTGGAAGTTGTTTCTATCAAGATAATTGGGAATTGGTTGGTTCTGATGTGGTATCTGCTGTTCTGTCTTTTCTGAGATCAGGAAGAATTCTTAAGGCAATTAATACGACTACCATTACACTTATCCCTAAGAGCAGTTGTCCGCGAAGT GGGGGTTTTGTACATGGAAGATATATTGCCCATAATATCATGGTGTGTCAGGATTTGGTGAGATTATATGGGCGGAGCAATTGCAAACCTAGCTGTATGATAAAAATTGACTTAAGGAAAGCATATGACACAATAGAATGGGGGTTCATTGAAGAGATGCTCAAGGCTTTTGAGTTTCCTCAATCTTTTTCAGATTTAATAATGGCGTGTGTAACAACTCCCATGTTTTCCTTGCTTCTCAATGGCTCTTTACAGGGGTTCTTTGCATCAAAAAGAGGACTTAGACAAGGGGATCCCATCTCCCCCTTGTTGTTTGTGCTTGGGTTGGAATACCTGTCCCGAATTATGAGTAAGGTGGGGTCTTTACCTGGGTTCAAGTACCATAATAAATGTTCAAATCTGAAGTTGAATCACTTATGTTTTGCGGACGACCTCCTTATCTTTTGCAATGGAGATTTTGTTTCAATAATGCTTATGTTGAGGGGTTTGAAGTTGTTCTCTTCTTCTTCGGGTTTGCTTCCTAATGCTGAGAAAACTGCTATCTACTGTCATGGAATGTCTGATGCTGTTGTAGATAGAGTGCTGGCAGCTTCTGGTTTCTCTCGAAGTCACCTTCCTTTCAGGTACCTCGGGATACCTATATGTTCAAAACGAATTTCTGCTGCAGATTGTAAATGCATCTTGGAGAAGATGAATAGTAGGATTCGTTCTTGGAGCACTCAGAATCTATCTTATATGGGGAGAGTGACTTTGATCAATTCAGTCCTTATCTCAATACATTCATATTGGGCTCAGATAATGATTCTACCAAAGAAATTGATCAAAGATGTTGAAGCAATTTGTAGGGCCTTTCTTTGGAAAGGTATCTCAGACTCCCATATACCAAGATTGATTGCTTGGGAGTATACTTGTTCATCAAGGGCGGCTGGTGGATTGGGCTTTCGGCGATTACATGATTGGAATTTAGCTGCCATGGGGAAGTATGTTTGGGCAATTTCCAAGAAGAAAGATAACCTTTTTGTCAAGTGGATTAATAGCGTATATCTGCTGGATCAGAATTGGTGGGATTACAAGTGTCCCTCAGATTGTAGTTGGTACTGGAAGCGCTTAGTAGCTGTGAAGGATTGTCTTAAAGCAAAAATCTCTTATGACTCATTCTTATCACAGAGATATCATATCAAACTTGGTGTAAATCTGCTGGTTTCTCCTGAATTCAGAGTTCCGTGGAGGAAATTTGTTTGGGATAGATTTATCATTCCCAAACATCGATTTATCATGTGGGAGCGTCTGCACACAAAGAATCGAATAGTTAGATATAATCCTAATATTGATCTGGTCTGTTTGCTGTGTGGGGCAGAGAATGAAGACATTGACCATCTCTTTTTCAAGTGTACATACAGCAAGAGGTGTTTAGAGGCTATCAAAAGCTGGCTTCATTGGAATGCACAGTCCATCAATCTCCACCGGCTCCTGCATTGCATTTCTCATGCCAAGCATGTGTCGAATACATATAAAAGTATGTTCTTCTCCTATCTTGCTGCGACAGTGTACCATCTTTGGAGAGTAAGAAATGATGTGCTTTGGAATCAAAAGTTGTGGCAAGTTCATCATATA TTCTTGATCAACCCAATCGATCCTCCACAGATGATACTCGAAGCCCTTACTACCTCTCTAATGGCGATTCCCCGGGAATCACTCTTAATCCTCAGTGGTGGTGAAAATTACAACTCCTGGAAACAATCGATGATGCTTTCCCTCTTGGCCAAGAACACGCACAAGTTCATCAATGGTAAGCTTCCACAACCAGATCCCTCTAATGATGACTATGATGTTTGGTGA